The following coding sequences lie in one Carboxydocella sporoproducens DSM 16521 genomic window:
- a CDS encoding GntR family transcriptional regulator: protein MLQLDFRSRMPVYEQLTEKIKELIVHNVLKSDEQLPSVRELALELTVNPNTIQKAYRELERQGYIYSIPGKGSFVTPKEKIDNSRRREELMEQLKKVIAELLYLGVPAEEIRETVEKTRKGGKGT from the coding sequence ATGCTTCAACTGGATTTCAGGAGCAGGATGCCGGTTTATGAACAGCTTACGGAAAAAATCAAAGAGCTCATCGTCCATAACGTCCTGAAGAGCGATGAGCAGCTCCCTTCAGTCAGGGAACTGGCCCTTGAGCTTACTGTCAATCCCAACACCATTCAAAAAGCTTACCGGGAACTGGAACGCCAGGGTTATATCTATTCCATCCCGGGGAAAGGGAGTTTTGTTACGCCCAAAGAGAAAATTGACAACAGCCGGCGTCGAGAAGAACTTATGGAACAACTGAAAAAGGTAATTGCCGAATTGTTGTACCTGGGGGTTCCCGCCGAGGAAATCCGGGAGACTGTTGAAAAAACCAGAAAAGGGGGAAAGGGTACATGA